Proteins from a genomic interval of Drosophila melanogaster chromosome 2R:
- the Hdc gene encoding histidine decarboxylase, isoform D — protein sequence MDFKEYRQRGKEMVDYIADYLENIRERRVFPDVSPGYMRQLLPESAPIEGEPWPKIFSDVERIVMPGITHWQSPHMHAYFPALNSMPSLLGDMLADAINCLGFTWASSPACTELEIIVMNWLGKMIGLPDAFLHLSSQSQGGGVLQTTASEATLVCLLAGRTRAIQRFHERHPGYQDAEINARLVAYCSDQAHSSVEKAALIGLVRMRYIEADDDLAMRGKLLREAIEDDIKQGLVPFWVCATLGTTGSCSFDNLEEIGIVCAEHHLWLHVDAAYAGSAFICPEFRTWLRGIERADSIAFNPSKWLMVHFDATALWVRDSTAVHRTFNVEPLYLQHENSGVAVDFMHWQIPLSRRFRALKVWFVLRSYGIKGLQRHIREGVRLAQKFEALVLADHRFELPAKRHLGLVVFRIRGDNEITEKLLKRLNHRGNLHCIPSSLKGQYVIRFTITSTHTTLDDIVKDWMEIRQVASTVLEEMNITISNRVYLKETKEKNEAFGSSLLLSNSPLSPKVVNGSFAAIFDADEFLAKTYAGVRIAHQESPSMRRRVRGILMSGKQFSLDSHMDVVVQTTLDAGNGATRTSTTNSYGHTTSAAQANSERQASIQEDNEESPEETELLSLCRTSNVPSPEHAHSLSTPSRSCSSSSHSLIHSLTQSSPRSSPVNQFRPITLCAVPSQSQLSMPLAMPLPNRNVTVSVDSLLNPVTTCNVYHGKRFLEPLENLAQTSASFSSSIFRLPTPIATPTRESPEDPDWPAKTFSQLLLERYSSQSQSLGNNSSTESSSLSGGATPTPTPMSSLDELVTPLLLSFASPSQPMLSAHGIGEGQREQGSDSDATVCSTTSSMESL from the exons ATGGACTTCAAGGAATACCGCCAAAGGG gCAAGGAGATGGTCGACTATATTGCAGACTATTTGGAGAACATCCGGGAACGCCGAGTTTTTCCGGATGTCAGTCCGGGCTATATGCGCCAGTTACTGCCGGAGTCCGCTCCGATCGAAGGTGAACCGTGGCCGAAAATATTCTCGGATGTGGAGCGAATCGTGATGCCGGGCATAACCCACTGGCAATCGCCCCACATGCACGCCTACTTTCCGGCCCTCAACTCCATGCCTTCCCTACTGGGCGACATGCTGGCGGATGCGATTAACTGCCTGGGATTCACCTGGGCGAGCTCGCCGGCCTGCACCGAGCTGGAGATCATAGTGATGAACTGGCTGGGCAAGATGATCGGTCTGCCGGATGCCTTTCTCCACCTGAGCTCCCAAAGTCAGGGCGGTGGAGTGCTGCAGACCACTGCCAGTGAAGCTACTCTAGTTTGTCTGCTGGCGGGACGGACTCGGGCTATTCAGCGATTCCATGAGCGACATCCTGGCTATCAGGATGCGGAGATCAACGCCCGGCTGGTGGCCTACTGCTCCGATCAGGCGCACTCCAGTGTGGAGAAGGCGGCGCTCATTG GACTCGTGAGGATGCGTTACATCGAGGCGGATGATGACCTGGCGATGCGCGGCAAACTGTTGCGCGAGGCCATCGAGGATGACATTAAGCAGGGCCTGGTCCCCTTCTGG GTCTGCGCCACACTCGGGACCACCGGCAGCTGCAGCTTCGATAACCTGGAGGAG ATTGGCATCGTTTGTGCGGAGCACCACCTGTGGCTCCACGTGGACGCCGCGTACGCCGGCAGCGCCTTCATCTGCCCGGAGTTTCGCACCTGGCTGCGTGGCATTGAGCGGGCGGATTCGATAGCCTTCAATCCGTCAAAGTGGCTGATGGTGCACTTCGATGCGACCGCATTGTGGGTACGGGATAGCACCGCCGTCCACAGGACCTTCAATGTGGAGCCGCTGTATCTGCAGCACGAGAATTCCGGAGTGGCAGTGGACTTTATGCACTGGCAGATACCGCTGAGTCGCCGATTCCGTGCCCTGAAGGTGTGGTTCGTCCTGCGATCCTACGGGATCAAAGGCCTACAGCGCCACATTCGCGAAGGCGTTCGATTGGCTCAGAAATTCGAGGCCCTCGTTCTGGCCGATCATCGTTTCGAGCTGCCCGCTAAAAGGCATCTTGGCCTGGTGGTATTCCGGATACGCGGCGATAATGAGATCACCGAGAAGCTGCTGAAGAGGCTGAATCACCGAGGCAACCTTCATTGCATCCCATCGTCGCTGAAGGGACAGTATGTCATCCGGTTCACCATCACATCGACGCACACGACCTTGGACGATATTGTCAAGGATTGGATGGAGATCCGTCAGGTGGCCTCCACTGTGCTGGAGGAGATGAACATCACAATTTCAAATCGCGTCTATCTCAAGG AAACCAAGGAGAAAAACGAAGCCTTCGGCTCGAGTCTTCTGCTCTCTAATTCTCCGCTCTCGCCTAAGGTGGTAAACGGCTCTTTTGCGGCCATATTCGATGCGGATGAGTTCCTGGCCAAAACCTATGCCGGCGTCCGGATAGCG CACCAGGAATCGCCATCGATGAGACGACGTGTGCGTGGCATCCTCATGTCGGGCAAGCAGTTCTCTTTGGACTCCCACATGGACGTGGTGGTTCAGACGACCCTGGACGCCGGCAATGGAGCCACTCGTACCAGCACCACCAACTCCTATGGCCACACCACTTCTGCGGCCCAGGCAAACTCGGAGAGGCAAGCCAGCATCCAGGAGGACAACGAGGAGTCGCCGGAAG aAACTGAATTGCTGTCACTGTGCAGGACCAGCAATGTACCCAGTCCCGAGCACGCCCACTCCCTATCCACTCCTAGTCGCAGCTGTAGCTCCAGCTCCCACTCACTGATCCACTCTCTCACTCAATCCTCGCCGCGATCCTCACCAGTCAACCAATTCCGACCCATTACTTTGTGCGCAGTGCCCAGTCAAAGCCAACTTTCAATGCCCCTTGCCATGCCCCTGCCCAATCGCAATGTCACCGTGTCCGTCGATAGCCTCCTGAACCCGGTCACCACCTGCAATGTCTACCATGGCAAGCGGTTTCTGGAGCCCCTCGAGAATCTCGCCCAGACCAGTGCCtccttcagcagcagcatctttCGCCTGCCGACACCCATAGCCACGCCCACCCGGGAATCGCCGGAGGATCCGGACTGGCCGGCAAAGACCTTCagccagctgctgctggagcgCTACTCCTCGCAGTCCCAGTCCCTGGGCAATAACTCCTCGACGGAGAGCAGCAGTCTCAGCGGCGGGGCCACtcccacgcccactcccaTGAGCAGCCTGGATGAATTGGTGACACCACTGCTGCTCTCATTCGCATCCCCCTCGCAGCCGATGCTCTCCGCCCATGGCATTGGCGAGGGTCAGCGGGAGCAGGGCAGCGACTCGGATGCCACCGTTTGTTCGACAACCTCATCGATGGAGTCGCTTTAG
- the Hdc gene encoding histidine decarboxylase, isoform C, which translates to MDFKEYRQRGKEMVDYIADYLENIRERRVFPDVSPGYMRQLLPESAPIEGEPWPKIFSDVERIVMPGITHWQSPHMHAYFPALNSMPSLLGDMLADAINCLGFTWASSPACTELEIIVMNWLGKMIGLPDAFLHLSSQSQGGGVLQTTASEATLVCLLAGRTRAIQRFHERHPGYQDAEINARLVAYCSDQAHSSVEKAALIGLVRMRYIEADDDLAMRGKLLREAIEDDIKQGLVPFWVCATLGTTGSCSFDNLEEIGIVCAEHHLWLHVDAAYAGSAFICPEFRTWLRGIERADSIAFNPSKWLMVHFDATALWVRDSTAVHRTFNVEPLYLQHENSGVAVDFMHWQIPLSRRFRALKVWFVLRSYGIKGLQRHIREGVRLAQKFEALVLADHRFELPAKRHLGLVVFRIRGDNEITEKLLKRLNHRGNLHCIPSSLKGQYVIRFTITSTHTTLDDIVKDWMEIRQVASTVLEEMNITISNRVYLKETKEKNEAFGSSLLLSNSPLSPKVVNGSFAAIFDADEFLAKTYAGVRIAHQESPSMRRRVRGILMSGKQFSLDSHMDVVVQTTLDAGNGATRTSTTNSYGHTTSAAQANSERQASIQEDNEESPEGMKPRN; encoded by the exons ATGGACTTCAAGGAATACCGCCAAAGGG gCAAGGAGATGGTCGACTATATTGCAGACTATTTGGAGAACATCCGGGAACGCCGAGTTTTTCCGGATGTCAGTCCGGGCTATATGCGCCAGTTACTGCCGGAGTCCGCTCCGATCGAAGGTGAACCGTGGCCGAAAATATTCTCGGATGTGGAGCGAATCGTGATGCCGGGCATAACCCACTGGCAATCGCCCCACATGCACGCCTACTTTCCGGCCCTCAACTCCATGCCTTCCCTACTGGGCGACATGCTGGCGGATGCGATTAACTGCCTGGGATTCACCTGGGCGAGCTCGCCGGCCTGCACCGAGCTGGAGATCATAGTGATGAACTGGCTGGGCAAGATGATCGGTCTGCCGGATGCCTTTCTCCACCTGAGCTCCCAAAGTCAGGGCGGTGGAGTGCTGCAGACCACTGCCAGTGAAGCTACTCTAGTTTGTCTGCTGGCGGGACGGACTCGGGCTATTCAGCGATTCCATGAGCGACATCCTGGCTATCAGGATGCGGAGATCAACGCCCGGCTGGTGGCCTACTGCTCCGATCAGGCGCACTCCAGTGTGGAGAAGGCGGCGCTCATTG GACTCGTGAGGATGCGTTACATCGAGGCGGATGATGACCTGGCGATGCGCGGCAAACTGTTGCGCGAGGCCATCGAGGATGACATTAAGCAGGGCCTGGTCCCCTTCTGG GTCTGCGCCACACTCGGGACCACCGGCAGCTGCAGCTTCGATAACCTGGAGGAG ATTGGCATCGTTTGTGCGGAGCACCACCTGTGGCTCCACGTGGACGCCGCGTACGCCGGCAGCGCCTTCATCTGCCCGGAGTTTCGCACCTGGCTGCGTGGCATTGAGCGGGCGGATTCGATAGCCTTCAATCCGTCAAAGTGGCTGATGGTGCACTTCGATGCGACCGCATTGTGGGTACGGGATAGCACCGCCGTCCACAGGACCTTCAATGTGGAGCCGCTGTATCTGCAGCACGAGAATTCCGGAGTGGCAGTGGACTTTATGCACTGGCAGATACCGCTGAGTCGCCGATTCCGTGCCCTGAAGGTGTGGTTCGTCCTGCGATCCTACGGGATCAAAGGCCTACAGCGCCACATTCGCGAAGGCGTTCGATTGGCTCAGAAATTCGAGGCCCTCGTTCTGGCCGATCATCGTTTCGAGCTGCCCGCTAAAAGGCATCTTGGCCTGGTGGTATTCCGGATACGCGGCGATAATGAGATCACCGAGAAGCTGCTGAAGAGGCTGAATCACCGAGGCAACCTTCATTGCATCCCATCGTCGCTGAAGGGACAGTATGTCATCCGGTTCACCATCACATCGACGCACACGACCTTGGACGATATTGTCAAGGATTGGATGGAGATCCGTCAGGTGGCCTCCACTGTGCTGGAGGAGATGAACATCACAATTTCAAATCGCGTCTATCTCAAGG AAACCAAGGAGAAAAACGAAGCCTTCGGCTCGAGTCTTCTGCTCTCTAATTCTCCGCTCTCGCCTAAGGTGGTAAACGGCTCTTTTGCGGCCATATTCGATGCGGATGAGTTCCTGGCCAAAACCTATGCCGGCGTCCGGATAGCG CACCAGGAATCGCCATCGATGAGACGACGTGTGCGTGGCATCCTCATGTCGGGCAAGCAGTTCTCTTTGGACTCCCACATGGACGTGGTGGTTCAGACGACCCTGGACGCCGGCAATGGAGCCACTCGTACCAGCACCACCAACTCCTATGGCCACACCACTTCTGCGGCCCAGGCAAACTCGGAGAGGCAAGCCAGCATCCAGGAGGACAACGAGGAGTCGCCGGAAGGTATGAAGCCCAG aAACTGA
- the CG12209 gene encoding uncharacterized protein, whose amino-acid sequence MEDRRQRMRAYRRARRKFACVVYMVTIAWMVLAILQWLLVSLISDISMTFTNFYWISVIFFALAMVMVTVFIFFEKVRFIIGLNWLITVLIVEFIIIGMFALVARTLWQDLIMWFIICVLFVFMFVLLGSIIPHDLTLDVVILFVMAFIFLIITVFFVMMHILIDMPYSFVVFQIFISLIVLLFVMYHAQTINGGRFAEMRLNDHLLASLILFHDFIIIFLLTFYAQIIYRFASNAAKTTGSPLEGSWVQTTPINGDDVVEDNDEDSEDGPSAVGSENSPGGNAS is encoded by the exons ATGGAGGACCGCCGCCAGAGAATGCGGGCATATCGGCGGGCCCGCCGAAAGTTTGCCTGCGTCGTCTACATGGTGACCATAGCCTGGATGGTCCTGGCTATCTTGCAATGGCTCCTGGTCAGCCTGAT ATCGGACATAAGTATGACCTTCACAAACTTTTACTGGATTAGCGTGATCTTCTTCGCGCTGGCCATGGTGATGGTCACGGTGTTCATATTCTTCGAGAAGGTCCGATTCATCATTGGCCTCAACTGGCTGATCACCGTGCTTATA GTGGAGTTTATAATAATTGGTATGTTCGCTCTGGTGGCAAGAACTCTCTGGCAGGACTTGATAATGTGGTTTATCATCTGTGTGCTGTTTGTCTTCATGTTTGTGCTGCTGGGATCCATTATACCA CACGATCTTACATTGGACGTTGTAATATTGTTTGTAATGGCATTTATTTTCCTGATCATCACCGTATTCTTTGTCATGATGCACATTCTGATCGATATGCCGTACTCCTTTGTGGTATTCCAGATCTTCATAAGCCTTATTGTGCTCTTG TTCGTGATGTACCATGCCCAGACGATCAATGGTGGACGCTTTGCCGAGATGCGGCTGAACGATCACCTGTTGGCCTCGCTCATCCTCTTCCACgacttcatcatcatcttcctGCTCACCTTCTATGCACAGATTATCTACCGGTTCGCTTCGAATGCCGCGAAAACCACGGGATCTCCGTTAGAGGGCAGTTGGGTTCAGACGACACCGATTAATGGGGATGACGTCGTGGAAGACAATGACGAGGACAGCGAGGATGGACCGTCGGCAGTGGGCAGTGAGAATTCCCCAGGTGGAAATGCATCATAA
- the CG12914 gene encoding uncharacterized protein, isoform A, with amino-acid sequence MLRENPPPRQKSWVGPTYRVTIIMLVIGQIQVSVAMEITPLKEFLADRYYLSLVQFVVSFLSIQLYGFFYHIIVKKPMWVRLLAGLWTYEVNTMSIMKPAKRAPYISLILSIFLTFLMMIISVIYGNSAIKHKKGLFTTRHKVILWSERIFVLTCFGIIVCAEMKRVIIEFPTLLVYTILSSVFVIVFGASMRKPNFYRQESTGDYILIGQLYYLNFFALYMGYVWTTASFIELMGWRADIHDIFVYLFYRKNIE; translated from the exons ATGTTGCGCGAAAACCCCCCACCGCGCCAAAAGAGTTGGGTGGGACCCACGTACAGAGTAACCATAATTATGCTCGTCATCGGACAGATTCAGGTCTCGGTGGCGATGGAGAT CACTCCCCTGAAGGAATTTCTCGCAGATCGCTACTACCTCAGTCTCGTGCAATTTGTCGTCAGCTTCCTATCCATCCAGCTCTACGGATTTTTCTACCACATAATCGTTAAAAAGCCTATGTGGGTGCGGTTATTGGCGGGCCTCTGGACG TACGAGGTGAACACCATGTCGATCATGAAGCCCGCCAAACGTGCCCCTTATATAAGCCTCATCCTGTCAATCTTCCTAACATTCCTTATGATGATCATCAGTGTGATATACGGAAATAGTGCCATCAAACACAAGAAAGGCCTTTTC ACTACCCGGCATAAGGTTATCCTGTGGAGCGAGCGCATATTTGTCCTCACCTGCTTTGGCATCATCGTGTGTGCCGAGATGAAGCGTGTTATCATAGAGTTTCCAACCCTGCTAGTATACACCATTCTCTCGAGCGTG TTTGTCATAGTCTTTGGCGCTTCCATGCGAAAGCCGAACTTCTACCGCCAGGAGTCGACCGGGGACTACATACTGATCGGCCAGCTGTACTACCTCAACTTTTTTGCCCTATATATGGGCTATGTGTGGACGACAGCCTCGTTTATAGAATTGATGGGATGGCGCGCGGACATTCATGATATATTCGTGTACCTGTTCTATCGGAAGAACATCGAATGA
- the CG12914 gene encoding uncharacterized protein, isoform C encodes MLRENPPPRQKSWVGPTYRVTIIMLVIGQIQVSVAMEITPLKEFLADRYYLSLVQFVVSFLSIQLYGFFYHIIVKKPMWVRLLAGLWTYEVNTMSIMKPAKRAPYISLILSIFLTFLMMIISVIYGNSAIKHKKGLFTTRHKVILWSERIFVLTCFGIIVCAEMKRVIIEFPTLLVYTILSSVYSSNFAHSLS; translated from the exons ATGTTGCGCGAAAACCCCCCACCGCGCCAAAAGAGTTGGGTGGGACCCACGTACAGAGTAACCATAATTATGCTCGTCATCGGACAGATTCAGGTCTCGGTGGCGATGGAGAT CACTCCCCTGAAGGAATTTCTCGCAGATCGCTACTACCTCAGTCTCGTGCAATTTGTCGTCAGCTTCCTATCCATCCAGCTCTACGGATTTTTCTACCACATAATCGTTAAAAAGCCTATGTGGGTGCGGTTATTGGCGGGCCTCTGGACG TACGAGGTGAACACCATGTCGATCATGAAGCCCGCCAAACGTGCCCCTTATATAAGCCTCATCCTGTCAATCTTCCTAACATTCCTTATGATGATCATCAGTGTGATATACGGAAATAGTGCCATCAAACACAAGAAAGGCCTTTTC ACTACCCGGCATAAGGTTATCCTGTGGAGCGAGCGCATATTTGTCCTCACCTGCTTTGGCATCATCGTGTGTGCCGAGATGAAGCGTGTTATCATAGAGTTTCCAACCCTGCTAGTATACACCATTCTCTCGAGCGTG TATTCCTCCAATTTTGCCCACAGTTTGTCATAG
- the CG12914 gene encoding uncharacterized protein, isoform B — translation MLRENPPPRQKSWVGPTYRVTIIMLVIGQIQVSVAMEITPLKEFLADRYYLSLVQFVVSFLSIQLYGFFYHIIVKKPMWVRLLAGLWTYEVNTMSIMKPAKRAPYISLILSIFLTFLMMIISVIYGNSAIKHKKGLFVILWSERIFVLTCFGIIVCAEMKRVIIEFPTLLVYTILSSVFVIVFGASMRKPNFYRQESTGDYILIGQLYYLNFFALYMGYVWTTASFIELMGWRADIHDIFVYLFYRKNIE, via the exons ATGTTGCGCGAAAACCCCCCACCGCGCCAAAAGAGTTGGGTGGGACCCACGTACAGAGTAACCATAATTATGCTCGTCATCGGACAGATTCAGGTCTCGGTGGCGATGGAGAT CACTCCCCTGAAGGAATTTCTCGCAGATCGCTACTACCTCAGTCTCGTGCAATTTGTCGTCAGCTTCCTATCCATCCAGCTCTACGGATTTTTCTACCACATAATCGTTAAAAAGCCTATGTGGGTGCGGTTATTGGCGGGCCTCTGGACG TACGAGGTGAACACCATGTCGATCATGAAGCCCGCCAAACGTGCCCCTTATATAAGCCTCATCCTGTCAATCTTCCTAACATTCCTTATGATGATCATCAGTGTGATATACGGAAATAGTGCCATCAAACACAAGAAAGGCCTTTTC GTTATCCTGTGGAGCGAGCGCATATTTGTCCTCACCTGCTTTGGCATCATCGTGTGTGCCGAGATGAAGCGTGTTATCATAGAGTTTCCAACCCTGCTAGTATACACCATTCTCTCGAGCGTG TTTGTCATAGTCTTTGGCGCTTCCATGCGAAAGCCGAACTTCTACCGCCAGGAGTCGACCGGGGACTACATACTGATCGGCCAGCTGTACTACCTCAACTTTTTTGCCCTATATATGGGCTATGTGTGGACGACAGCCTCGTTTATAGAATTGATGGGATGGCGCGCGGACATTCATGATATATTCGTGTACCTGTTCTATCGGAAGAACATCGAATGA
- the Syb gene encoding synaptobrevin, isoform C: MENNEAPSPSGSNNNDFPILPPPPNANDNYNQFGDHQIRNNNAAQKKLQQTQAKVDEVVGIMRVNVEKVLERDQKLSELGERADQLEQGASQFEQQAGKLKRKQWWANMKMMIILGVIAVVLLIIVLVSVWPSSSDSGSGGGNKAITQAPPH; the protein is encoded by the exons ATGGAGAACAACGAAGCCCCCTCCCCCTCGGGATCCAACAACAACGA TTTTCCCATACTTCCGCCACCGCCGAACGCGAATGACAACTACAATCAATTCGGTGACCATCAAATCAGGAACAACAATGCAGCCCAGAAGAAGCTGCAGCAGACCCAAGCCAAGGTGGACGAGGTGGTCGGGATTATGCGTGTGAACGTGGAGAAGGTCCTGGAGCGGGACCAGAAGCTATCGGAACTGGGCGAGCGTGCGGATCAGCTGGAGCAGGGAGCATCCCAGTTCGAGCAGCAGGCCGGCAAGCTGAAGCGCAAGCAATGGTGGGCCAACATGAAGATGATGATCATTCTGGGCGTGATAGCCGTTGTGCTGCTCATCATCGTTCTGG TGTCCGTTTGGCCGTCTAGTAGTGACAGCGGCAGTGGTGGAGGAAACAAGGCCATCACCCAAGCACCGCCGCACTAA
- the Syb gene encoding synaptobrevin, isoform A, producing MENNEAPSPSGSNNNENNNAAQKKLQQTQAKVDEVVGIMRVNVEKVLERDQKLSELGERADQLEQGASQFEQQAGKLKRKQWWANMKMMIILGVIAVVLLIIVLVSVWPSSSDSGSGGGNKAITQAPPH from the exons ATGGAGAACAACGAAGCCCCCTCCCCCTCGGGATCCAACAACAACGA GAACAACAATGCAGCCCAGAAGAAGCTGCAGCAGACCCAAGCCAAGGTGGACGAGGTGGTCGGGATTATGCGTGTGAACGTGGAGAAGGTCCTGGAGCGGGACCAGAAGCTATCGGAACTGGGCGAGCGTGCGGATCAGCTGGAGCAGGGAGCATCCCAGTTCGAGCAGCAGGCCGGCAAGCTGAAGCGCAAGCAATGGTGGGCCAACATGAAGATGATGATCATTCTGGGCGTGATAGCCGTTGTGCTGCTCATCATCGTTCTGG TGTCCGTTTGGCCGTCTAGTAGTGACAGCGGCAGTGGTGGAGGAAACAAGGCCATCACCCAAGCACCGCCGCACTAA
- the Syb gene encoding synaptobrevin, isoform B → MENNEAPSPSGSNNNDFPILPPPPNANDNYNQFGDHQIRNNNAAQKKLQQTQAKVDEVVGIMRVNVEKVLERDQKLSELGERADQLEQGASQFEQQAGKLKRKQWWANMKMMIILGVIAVVLLIIVLVSLFN, encoded by the exons ATGGAGAACAACGAAGCCCCCTCCCCCTCGGGATCCAACAACAACGA TTTTCCCATACTTCCGCCACCGCCGAACGCGAATGACAACTACAATCAATTCGGTGACCATCAAATCAGGAACAACAATGCAGCCCAGAAGAAGCTGCAGCAGACCCAAGCCAAGGTGGACGAGGTGGTCGGGATTATGCGTGTGAACGTGGAGAAGGTCCTGGAGCGGGACCAGAAGCTATCGGAACTGGGCGAGCGTGCGGATCAGCTGGAGCAGGGAGCATCCCAGTTCGAGCAGCAGGCCGGCAAGCTGAAGCGCAAGCAATGGTGGGCCAACATGAAGATGATGATCATTCTGGGCGTGATAGCCGTTGTGCTGCTCATCATCGTTCTGG TGTCGCTTTTCAATTGA
- the Syb gene encoding synaptobrevin, isoform D: MENNEAPSPSGSNNNENNNAAQKKLQQTQAKVDEVVGIMRVNVEKVLERDQKLSELGERADQLEQGASQFEQQAGKLKRKQWWANMKMMIILGVIAVVLLIIVLVSLFN; the protein is encoded by the exons ATGGAGAACAACGAAGCCCCCTCCCCCTCGGGATCCAACAACAACGA GAACAACAATGCAGCCCAGAAGAAGCTGCAGCAGACCCAAGCCAAGGTGGACGAGGTGGTCGGGATTATGCGTGTGAACGTGGAGAAGGTCCTGGAGCGGGACCAGAAGCTATCGGAACTGGGCGAGCGTGCGGATCAGCTGGAGCAGGGAGCATCCCAGTTCGAGCAGCAGGCCGGCAAGCTGAAGCGCAAGCAATGGTGGGCCAACATGAAGATGATGATCATTCTGGGCGTGATAGCCGTTGTGCTGCTCATCATCGTTCTGG TGTCGCTTTTCAATTGA
- the Csgalnact gene encoding chondroitin sulfate N-acetylgalactosaminyltransferase, isoform A: MHNSLVTKLLLRLLLLFALLTGASIVVLTKCGFDELTTRETQANNPSESSGFSYTLSEREAEIERLKQEVLALRTQILFLQNNRSTAKPSNGSLQLQETTAGPPTAPLGHHYDCSSYIRKQVGAAEILHGLPLNNEYELIPYNHFTFTRVYPIDLGLGKRVVEKPIGYRRRDLIEAVNKALESLNRNHSARIRAKGAGSAAAYASDVIKYTLDDFIEGIYRNEPTTGTQYELYFQSVKHQASPVRRALVMRPFAPLQTVQLSELSSSVDNSGAPPSHSPPIIHVILPLAGRLHSFRGFLQMFAKLEDRRLELIVVYFGTSGLEQARSLAGRSQRTQFLALNETFSRAKALRLGAEHIQPAEEDVLLFMCDVDIMFTTKFLERCRWNAAPGKKVYYPVVFSLYNPHVVYSLQGKPLPSEEEQLVISRDTGFWRDFGYGMTCQYRSNFLKVRGFDEEEIVGWGGEDVMLYRKYVRSKIKIIRATDPGIFHRWHTKICSSSLTADQYRACIRSRALNEASHAQLGFLAFRDDIAAANAAKMTS, translated from the exons ATGCATAACTCCCTGGTGAccaagttgctgctgcggctttTGCTGCTCTTCGCCTTGTTGACCGGCGCCTCCATTGTGGTGCTCACAAAGTGCGGATTCGATGAACTGACGACGAGGGAAACTCAAGCCAATAATCCGAGTGAATCCAGCGGATTCAGTTACACCTTAAGCGAACGAGAGGCGGAAATTGAGCGGCTGAAACAGGAAGTCCTGGCTCTCCGCACTCAAATCCTCTTTCTACAGAATAATCGCAGCACTGCCAAGCCATCAAATGGCAGTCTTCAATTGCAAGAAACCACCGCGGGGCCACCAACTGCACCACTGGGTCACCATTACGACTGCAGCAGCTATATTCGCAAGCAGGTGGGCGCCGCAGAAATTCTGCATGGACTGCCGCTGAACAACGAGTACGAGCTGATACCCTACAATCACTTCACCTTCACGCGAGTATATCCCATCGACTTGGGCCTGGGAAAGCGCGTGGTGGAGAAGCCCATCGGTTATCGACGACGTGACCTCATCGAGGCGGTAAACAAGGCGCTGGAGAGCCTGAACAGGAATCACTCAGCGAGAATACGAGCCAAGGGAGCTGGTTCTGCAGCGGCTTACGCCTCGGATGTGATCAAATACACCCTGGATGACTTTATCGAGGGCATATACCGCAACGAACCCACCACAGGCACCCAGTACGAGCTGTACTTCCAGAGTGTCAAGCACCAGGCGAGTCCAGTGCGGAGAGCCCTGGTCATGCGACCATTTGCTCCTCTGCAAACGGTGCAGCTATCGGAGCTATCTTCCAGTGTGGATAATAGTGGTGCCCCTCCAAGTCATAGTCCGCCCATAATCCACGTGATACTACCGCTGGCTGGACGTCTGCACAGCTTTCGCGGCTTCCTGCAGATGTTCGCCAAGCTAGAGGATCGTCGCCTGGAGCTTATTGTGGTGTACTTTGGAACCAGTGGATTGGAGCAAGCTAGGAGCCTGGCTGGACGATCCCAAAGGACTCAGTTTTTGGCACTCAATGAGACTTTCAGTAGGG CCAAAGCTTTAAGACTGGGAGCGGAGCACATTCAACCCGCTGAGGAGGACGTGCTGCTCTTCATGTGCGACGTGGACATTATGTTCACGACCAAGTTCCTGGAGCGTTGTCGCTGGAATGCAGCGCCTGGAAAGAAG GTCTACTACCCCGTCGTATTTAGCCTGTACAATCCGCATGTGGTGTACTCACTGCAGGGCAAGCCCTTGCCCAGCGAAGAGGAGCAACTGGTGATATCGAGGGACACCGGTTTCTGGCGGGACTTTGGCTACGGAATGACGTGCCAGTACCGCTCGAACTTCCTAAAGGTGCGCGGTTTCGACGAGGAGGAGATTGTCGGTTGGGGCGGCGAGGATGTGATGCTATACCGAAAGTATGTTCGATCAAAAATCAAGATAATCAGGGCCACCGACCCGGGAATCTTTCACCGCTGGCACACCAAG ATCTGTTCCAGTTCCCTGACAGCCGATCAGTATCGGGCCTGCATTCGATCGAGGGCCTTGAATGAGGCCTCGCACGCCCAACTGGGATTCCTGGCTTTCCGGGATGATATAGCCGCGGCTAATGCGGCAAAGATGACATCGTGA